In Populus alba chromosome 1, ASM523922v2, whole genome shotgun sequence, a single window of DNA contains:
- the LOC118055478 gene encoding uncharacterized protein, translating to MGSNEMNSRIDTLELKSLILKKFGHQRADKYFDQLARLFSLKITKCEFDKFCLRIIGRENISLHNHFIRSILKNTCLGKVPPHTGVERAGSNLTVKTANGYKRNCLQSLYRDAFPSSPRKGRSPVSRDRKCRDRPSPLGPLGKPQSMACEELNSRAQEQQSATELLSLGSRPPIEFASVEDGEEVEQMAVSPGVQSRSPVTAPYGILMNLGGSRKALSNISKGSNYIPETCLNRGELPDTRSLRSHLEQKLEMEGIGVSLDCVNLLNNGLDVYLKRLIEPCMALAGSRCDNEQLKSSSGEFIPGLNGTLPGRYAQRQRKSVNASMLDFHFTMESNPQILGEDWPVQLEKISLRGFEER from the coding sequence ATGGGGTCGAATGAAATGAATAGTCGAATTGATACTTTGGAGCTCAAATCTTTGATTCTTAAAAAGTTTGGGCATCAAAGAGCAGATAAATACTTTGATCAGCTTGCAAGATTGTTTAGTTTGAAGATTACCAAATGTGAATTTGATAAGTTTTGTCTTAGGATTATTGGTAGGGAAAATATCTCTCTTCACAACCACTTTATTAGATCTATTCTCAAGAATACTTGCCTTGGGAAAGTTCCACCGCACACGGGTGTTGAAAGAGCAGGAAGTAACCTTACTGTTAAAACTGCAAATGGATATAAGAGAAATTGTCTTCAGTCGCTTTACAGGGATGCCTTTCCTTCTTCCCCGCGCAAGGGGAGATCGCCTGTTAGTCGAGATCGCAAGTGTAGGGACCGCCCAAGTCCTCTGGGCCCACTTGGTAAGCCCCAAAGCATGGCATGTGAGGAATTGAATTCCAGGGCCCAAGAGCAGCAAAGCGCTACAGAATTGCTTTCACTTGGCAGCAGACCTCCAATTGAATTTGCTTCTGTGGAAGATGGAGAAGAGGTTGAGCAAATGGCAGTAAGCCCTGGTGTTCAGAGTAGAAGCCCAGTTACGGCTCCTTACGGTATATTGATGAATCTAGGTGGATCCCGTAAAGCGCTTTCAAATATTTCTAAAGGGAGTAATTACATTCCAGAGACCTGTCTAAATAGAGGAGAGCTACCAGACACAAGATCATTAAGAAGTCATTTGGAGCAGAAGTTGGAGATGGAGGGCATCGGTGTGTCCTTGGACTGTGTTAACCTGCTAAATAATGGGTTGGATGTGTATTTGAAGAGGTTGATTGAGCCTTGTATGGCTCTTGCTGGATCAAGGTGTGATAATGAGCAGTTGAAAAGTTCAAGTGGTGAGTTCATTCCTGGTCTGAATGGAACATTACCTGGGAGATATGCACAAAGACAGAGAAAATCAGTTAATGCATCCATGTTGGATTTTCATTTTACAATGGAGTCAAATCCCCAGATACTCGGGGAGGATTGGCCCGTGCAACTTGAAAAAATTTCCTTGCGTGGTTTTGAAGAGCGATAA
- the LOC118055480 gene encoding uncharacterized protein, whose protein sequence is MTVSNQTSMRIDTLELKSLIVKKIGQQRADKYFYQLTRLLSSKVTKCEFDKFCVGIIGRENIPIHNRFIRSILKNACCAKVLPSKGFRRGGSNLTVATANGYQKNSLQLLYGDALPSSPRKGRSPVSRDRKFRDRPNPPDPLEKPQSVACEELNAGAQEQQSATELLSLGSRPPVEVVSVEEGEEVEQMTGSPCVQSRSPVTAPLGISMNFSGSRKALSNASLSSNYLKGTCLRSGGLPDSRSLRHRLEQKLEMEGISMSLDCVNLLNNGLDAYLKRLIEPCMALADSRHGNEYLKRASGQFVPGLNGALPGKHIHRETESVYASMLDFRVAMESNPQILGEDWPTQLEKISLLGFEE, encoded by the coding sequence ATGACAGTATCCAATCAAACATCTATGCGAATTGATACTTTAGAGCTCAAATCCTTGATTGTTAAAAAGATTGGGCAGCAAAGAGCAGATAAATACTTCTATCAACTTACAAGATTACTTAGTTCGAAGGTTACCAAGTgtgaatttgataaattttgtgTCGGGATTATTGGAAGAGAAAATATCCCTATTCACAACCGATTTATTCGATCTATTCTCAAGAATGCTTGCTGTGCAAAAGTTCTACCATCCAAAGGTTTTAGAAGAGGGGGAAGTAACCTCACTGTTGCTACTGCAAATGGATACCAGAAAAACAGTCTTCAATTGCTTTATGGAGATGCCTTGCCTTCTTCCCCTCGCAAGGGAAGGTCACCTGTCAGTCGAGATCGCAAGTTTAGGGACCGCCCAAATCCTCCGGACCCACTTGAAAAGCCTCAAAGCGTAGCATGTGAGGAATTGAATGCAGGGGCACAAGAACAACAGAGTGCTACAGAGTTGCTTTCACTTGGTAGTAGACCCCCAGTGGAAGTTGTTTCTGtagaagagggagaagaggtTGAGCAGATGACAGGAAGTCCTTGTGTTCAGAGTAGAAGCCCGGTCACTGCTCCTCTTGGTATTTCCATGAATTTCAGTGGATCTCGGAAAGCTCTTTCAAATGCATCTTTAAGCAGTAATTACCTTAAAGGGACTTGTCTGAGAAGCGGCGGACTACCTGATTCTAGATCATTAAGACATCGGTTGGAGCAGAAGTTGGAGATGGAGGGCATTAGCATGTCTCTGGACTGTGTTAACCTGTTGAATAATGGTTTAGATGCGTATTTGAAGAGGTTGATTGAGCCTTGTATGGCTTTAGCGGATTCAAGGCATGGAAATGAGTACTTGAAAAGAGCAAGTGGTCAGTTCGTTCCTGGTTTGAATGGGGCGTTACCTGGGAAACATATCCATAGAGAGACAGAATCAGTTTATGCATCCATGTTGGATTTTCGTGTGGCAATGGAGTCAAATCCCCAAATACTCGGAGAGGATTGGCCCACACAACTTGAGAAAATTTCCTTGCTTGGGTTTGAAGAGTGA
- the LOC118055479 gene encoding uncharacterized protein, with the protein MSGSFMRNSTIPRLLRAHTITNITDPAAHSVFRQQQQSRKAFFGFSNVFKRSKEYNNELSPSSFLTSSFSSKAENAAFFKIGFIGWYLGMVKSRPILTKSATSSLIYIAADLSSQTISLPSSEPYDLVRTLRMAGYGLLIVGPSLHFWFKFVSKLLPKRDLITTFKKILMGQTIYGPIMTVVFFSLNARLQGENSAEIIARLKRDLLPTMINGVMYWPVCDFVTFKFIPVHLQPLVSNSFSYLWTVYMTYMANLEKAGSSG; encoded by the exons ATGAGCGGCTCATTCATGAGAAACTCCACCATCCCCCGCCTGTTACGCGCCCACACCATCACCAACATCACAGACCCAGCAGCTCATTCGGTTTTCAGACAACAACAACAGTCAAGAAAAGCTTTCTTTGGTTTCTCAAATGTTTTTAAGAGATCAAAAGAGTACAATAATGAGctctctccttcttcttttttgacttcttctttctcttcaaaGGCTGAAAACGCTGCGTTTTTCAAAATTGGGTTTATTGGTTGGTACCTGGGGATGGTTAAGTCACGGCCTATTTTGACCAAAAGTGCCACTTCTTCTCTTATTTACATTGCTGCTGACTTGTCGTCTCAG ACAATTTCACTGCCAAGTTCGGAACCTTATGATCTGGTGAGGACATTGCGCATGGCTGGATATGGGTTGCTGATTGTAGGACCATCACTGCATTTTTGGTTCAAATTTGTCTCAAAACTCCTTCCAAAACGAGATCTAATCACGACATTTAAGAAAATTCTCATGGGTCAGACCATCTACGGACCTATCATGACTGTTGTTTTCTTCTCATTGAATGCACGCCTACAGG GTGAGAATAGTGCCGAGATTATTGCCCGGTTAAAGCGAGATTTATTGCCTACAATGATAAACGGTGTTATGTACTGGCCTGTATGTGATTTTGTCACATTCAAATTCATTCCTGTCCATTTACAG CCCTTGGTGAGCAACTCGTTTTCATATCTATGGACTGTCTACATGACATACATGGCAAATTTAGAGAAAGCAGGCTCCTCCGGATGA
- the LOC118055476 gene encoding leucine-rich repeat protein 2 codes for MARLYPLALFLSFLLTISPSLSTNSEGNALHALRSRLSDPTNVLQSWDPTLVNPCTWFHVTCDSSNHVTRLDLGNSNISGTLGPELGELRHLKYLELYRNDIGGKIPKELGNLKNLVSMDMYGNRFEGEIPKSFAKLKSLRFLRLNNNKLSGSIPRELTTLKDLKVFDVSNNYLCGTIPVDGPFASFPMESFENNKLNGPELKGLVPYDFGC; via the exons ATGGCTCGCCTTTACCCTctagctctctttctctcctttcttctcACTATCTCCCCCTCCCTTTCCACCAACTCTGAAG GAAATGCCTTGCATGCCCTGAGGAGTAGGCTTTCTGATCCAACCAATGTGTTGCAGAGTTGGGACCCAACTCTTGTCAATCCCTGCACCTGGTTCCATGTCACTTGTGATTCCAGCAATCATGTTACTCGCTT ggATTTGGGTAATTCTAATATTTCTGGAACTTTGGGACCAGAGCTTGGAGAACTCAGGCATCTAAAGTACCT GGAGCTTTATAGGAATGATATAGGAGGGAAAATTCCCAAGGAGTTGGGTAATTTGAAAAACCTTGTTAGCATGGACATGTATGGCAACAGGTTTGAAGGAGAAATACCCAAGTCTTTTGCCAAGTTGAAGTCTCTCAGATTCCT TCGACTAAACAACAACAAGCTATCAGGATCTATTCCAAGGGAGCTCACAACTCTAAAAGACCTCAAAGTTTT TGATGTTTCTAACAACTATCTCTGTGGAACAATTCCAGTCGACGGTCCCTTTGCCTCTTTTCCAATGGAAAG TTTCGAAAACAACAAGCTTAATGGACCTGAGCTGAAGGGACTAGTGCCTTATGACTTTGGATGCTGA